One Rosa chinensis cultivar Old Blush chromosome 3, RchiOBHm-V2, whole genome shotgun sequence DNA window includes the following coding sequences:
- the LOC112193126 gene encoding probable LRR receptor-like serine/threonine-protein kinase RKF3 encodes MLFFFFCYLYLGLVPISFPSCGLFLVSGQETPRTELGGFFSSCPLNIEALRELIFEGAPKVLDVQTECQYILEGIRLLRSDYLRSTGYFSPPSYTIISCWDAYQALISESIPDLKIGSTCGFKPALLSETCMNITTRSEFESLIPKSELQVIEGACSQSLDDYSPCFLCRRILSSLNMSHFGRGYDGNVADCNGYPYIYAAALGNRKGPINLSTAKCLFSLNFNSFDRKTKNKHRVLLWAVLIGSVCGFTVAFLVVWVLWGRHRRRNKKMKDQSETSGFVSATEIIGENTSLARFPFEELKKATDNFARENIIGIGGYGNVYKGTLADGSEVALKRFKNLSAAGDVMFAHELEVIASIRHVNLVAVRGYCTIKVPRQGHQRIMVCDLVNNGSLYEHLFDSRMKKKQLSWPIRQKIALGMARGLAYLHYGVQPAVIHRDVKASNVLLDEEFEPKLADFGLAKFTPEGQTHMHTRVAGTFGYVAPEYALYGQLSERSDVYSFGIALLELLSGKRAVIEASGTTTLLLADWAWSQVRKGRPLDVIDESIQNLSSKEVMENYVMVAVLSAHPESHARPTMDQIVKILERDFQVPSNMDAPIHKIDQSASSSGSSYISSNTG; translated from the coding sequence AtgctgttcttcttcttctgctaccTCTATCTTGGATTAGTACCAATTAGCTTTCCTAGTTGTGGCCTCTTCCTTGTTAGTGGCCAAGAAACCCCACGTACAGAGTTGGGGGGGTTTTTTTCATCATGTCCATTGAACATTGAGGCTCTCAGAGAATTAATCTTCGAAGGTGCTCCGAAAGTTCTTGATGTCCAGACTGAGTGCCAGTACATCCTCGAAGGAATCCGATTGCTTCGATCGGATTATCTCCGATCCACCGGGTACTTTTCCCCACCTTCCTATACCATAATCTCATGCTGGGATGCATACCAAGCCTTGATCAGCGAGTCGATACCGGATTTAAAAATTGGATCCACTTGTGGGTTTAAGCCCGCTCTGCTGTCAGAGACTTGTATGAATATCACAACTCGGTCTGAATTTGAAAGTTTGATTCCCAAATCAGAATTGCAGGTAATTGAGGGTGCTTGTAGCCAGTCTCTAGATGATTATTCCCCTTGTTTTTTGTGTAGGCGCATTTTGTCGAGTCTGAATATGTCTCATTTTGGTAGAGGGTATGATGGGAATGTAGCAGATTGCAATGGATATCCATATATTTATGCTGCAGCTTTAGGTAATAGGAAGGGACCAATAAATTTGAGTACAGCCAAGTGTTTGTTCTCACTAAACTTCAATTCTTTTGATAGAAAGACTAAAAACAAGCACAGGGTTTTGCTTTGGGCTGTGTTGATAGGAAGTGTGTGTGGATTCACTGTGGCATTTTTGGTGGTTTGGGTTCTTTGGGGGAGGCATAGGAGAAGGAATAAGAAGATGAAGGATCAAAGTGAGACGTCGGGGTTTGTTTCCGCCACGGAAATTATAGGTGAGAATACCAGCTTGGCTAGGTTCCCATTTGAGGAACTTAAAAAGGCCACCGATAATTTCGCCAGGGAGAACATAATTGGGATTGGAGGCTATGGAAATGTGTACAAGGGTACATTGGCAGATGGGTCTGAAGTAGCTTTGAAAAGGTTCAAGAACTTGTCTGCTGCCGGAGATGTAATGTTTGCACATGAGTTGGAGGTTATTGCTAGCATTCGGCATGTGAATCTTGTCGCGGTGAGAGGCTATTGTACTATAAAAGTGCCTAGGCAAGGCCACCAAAGGATAATGGTGTGTGACTTGGTGAACAATGGAAGTCTCTACGAACATCTTTTCGATTCAaggatgaagaagaaacagCTCAGCTGGCCAATTCGTCAGAAGATTGCACTTGGAATGGCTCGCGGCTTGGCTTATTTGCACTATGGAGTGCAGCCTGCTGTAATCCACAGAGATGTCAAAGCAAGCAATGTGCTTCTAGACGAAGAATTCGAGCCAAAACTGGCTGATTTTGGTTTAGCAAAGTTCACACCAGAAGGACAGACACATATGCACACAAGGGTGGCTGGGACATTTGGGTATGTTGCACCGGAGTATGCTTTGTATGGGCAGTTATCCGAAAGAAGCGATGTCTACAGTTTTGGGATAGCGCTTCTTGAACTTTTGAGTGGAAAGAGAGCAGTTATTGAAGCTAGTGGTACCACAACTTTGCTTTTGGCAGATTGGGCTTGGTCACAAGTGAGGAAAGGCAGACCATTAGATGTTATAGACGAAAGCATTCAGAACTTAAGCTCTAAGGAAGTAATGGAAAACTATGTAATGGTTGCAGTTCTTTCTGCTCATCCGGAATCACATGCGAGGCCAACAATGGACCAAATTGTCAAGATATTGGAAAGGGATTTTCAAGTTCCCTCAAACATGGACGCCCCTATTCATAAAATCGATCAGTCGGCAAGCTCTAGTGGTTCGAGTTACATTTCAAGCAATACTGGTTAG